The segment GGTTGAACAAGCTTACCGTCGTGCAAAAGCGGTGCTGGTTCAGAATCGTCCGGTGCTGGATAAACTGGCAGAAATGCTGGTGGACAAAGAAACCGTCGATGCTGAAGAACTGCAAGAGCTTTTAGGCAATAGCGACGTGCAGATTGCAGCGATCGCGTAAGCGCTGAATACTCGCGTAAGCGCTGAATACTCGCGTAAGCGCTGAATACTCGCGTAAGCGCTGAGTACTCATGTAAGTTTCTACTTCACTGAAAATTCGAGAGATGTTCCACCGGGGCATCTCTTTTTTTTACAGAGAACTCCAGATCGCTAAAACTTAAATAAATATGTCACAGTTTAAATGTATAGCTAGTGTGAAATGTCATGGTTGCCGCTTTCCGCCATGACTTCATTCACCCTAAAACTTAAAGAGAACTCAGGGTAATTACTCAATCTTGTCGTCTAGTCCCTCAACCTTTTCCTATGAGCAGCGCTTTTCTGACCCGTCTTCACAGTCCCGATCGTCCTGTCCTCGTCTTCGATGGCGCAATGGGAACCAATATTCAGTCCCAGAATTTAACAGCAGAGGATTTTGGAGGTGCGGAATATGAAGGCTGTAACGAATATCTCATTCATACGAAACCAGAAGCGATCGCGAAAGTTCACCGCGATTTCTTAGCAGCAGGCGCGGATGTGATTGAAACCGATACATTCGGCAGTAGCCCGTTTGTGCTGGCAGAATATGGGCTGCAAGATCTAGCGTATGACTTGAGCAAGAAAGCGGCTGAACTCGCGAAACAATGCGCCGCCGAATTCTCAACGCCTGAAAAGCCCAGATTTGTCGCCGGATCGATGGGTCCTGGCACAAAATTACCGACCTTAGGACACATCACATACGACGAGCTAAAAGACGCATTTACCGTTCAGGCAGAAGGGTTATTTGATGGCGGTGTTGATTTATTCATCATTGAAACCTGCCAGGACGTACTGCAAATCAAAGCCGCTTTGAATGCCGTAGAAGCTATCTTTGAGAAAAAAGGCGAGCGTCGCCCGATCATGGTGTCTGTGACGATGGAAGTTCAGGGAACGATGCTCGTCGGGACAGATATTAGCGGCGTTTTGGCGATTTTAGAGCCGTATCCGATCGATATTCTCGGCTTAAACTGTGCGACAGGTCCCGATCGCATGGCAGAGCACATTAAGTATTTGACGGAGAATGCACCGTTTGTCGTGTCTTGTATTCCCAATGCAGGTTTGCCGGAAAATATCGGCGGTCATGCTCACTACAAGCTGACTCCAGTTGAATTGCAGATGGCATTGCACAAATTCATCGAAGATTGGGGTGTGCAAGTGATTGGCGGATGTTGTGGAACTCGTCCCACGCATATTCAGGCATTAGCAGAAGCCGCCGCGACGATGAAGCCGAAAGAGCGCAATGTTCGGATCGGGGAGCGCGAATGGATGAATGGTCAAGTGTTTGAATCAGAAACACCCAGACCACTTTTAAGCTACACGCCTTCAGCCGCATCGATTTATACGTCTCAGCCTTATGAGCAGGATAATTCTTTTCTGATTGTAGGAGAGCGACTGAATGCCAGCGGCTCTAAGAAAGTTCGAGAGTTGTTAAATGCAGATGACTGGGATGGACTGATTGCGATCGCAAAATCCCAGGTCAAAGAAGGCGCGCATGTATTGGATGTAAACGTCGATTATGTCGGACGCAATGGCGAATCCGATATGAAAGAACTCGTTTCCCGCCTCGTTACCAATGTCACCCTGCCTCTGATGCTCGACTCGACTGAGTGGACAAAGATGGAAGCCGGACTCAAAGTTGCGGGCGGCAAGTGCATTCTCAACTCGACCAACTATGAGGACGGCGATGAGCGGTTCTTCAAAGTGCTGGAATTAGCGAAAGAGTACGGTGCTGGAGTCGTAATCGGAACGATCGACGAAGAAGGCATGGCGCGGACGGCTGAGAAGAAATTCCAAATCGCGCAACGGGCGTATCGCGATGCACTAGAATTCGGAATTCCGCCGCACGAAATTTTCTTTGACACCTTAGCTCTGCCGATTTCGACCGGGATTGAAGAAGATCGGGAGAACGCAAAAGCAACAGTTGAGTCGATTCGGATGATTCGGGAAAATCTGCCTGGCGTTCACTTCATGGTCGGGGTGTCGAATATCTCATTCGGTCTGAGTCCTGCAGCTCGGATTACTTTGAATTCGATGTTCTTGCATGAAGCCACGAAGGTCGGAATGGACGGCGCGATCGTGTCGGCGGCAAAGATTCTTCCACTTGCGAAAATTGAGCCTGAGCATCAAGAAGTCTGTTTAGATCTGATTTACGATCGTCGCCGATTTGATGGGGATATTTGCATTTACGATCCGCTGACGAAGCTGACGGAACTATTTGAAGGCGTAAGTGCAAAAGATGCTCGATCGACAAGTTCTCTAGCAGATTTACCTGTTGAAGAACGTTTGAAGCAGCACATCATCGATGGCGAACGGATTGGTTTAGAAGATGCATTGAAAATCGCATTAGAAACCTATGAGCCGTTGCACATCATCAATACATTCTTGCTTGATGGCATGAAAGTGGTCGGTGAATTGTTCGGATCGGGGCAAATGCAATTACCGTTTGTGTTGCAGTCTGCGGAAACCATGAAATCTGCGGTCGCATTCCTTGAACCATTCATGGAGAAGAAAAGCGATGACAGTGGCAAGGGTAAATTCTTAATTGCAACCGTGAAAGGGGATGTTCATGATATCGGCAAGAACTTAGTTGATATCATTCTCACCAATAACGGCTACAAGGTGATTAACTTAGGGATTAAACAGCCAGTTGATGCGATCGTCGATGCTTACGTTGAACATCAACCAGATTGTATTGCGATGAGCGGATTGCTCGTAAAATCGACTGCATTCATGAAGGAGAACTTAGAAGTCTTTAATGAACGTGGGATCAGTGTTCCAGTGATTCTTGGCGGTGCAGCACTGACTCCAAAATTCGTTTACGAAGACTGTCAGAATGCTTATAAGGGGCAAGTGATTTACGGACGCGATGCGTTCGCGGATTTGACGTTTATGGATCGCTTTATGCCTGCGAAAAAAGAGGGGCAATGGAGTGATACCGAAGGTTTCCAAGGCGAATTTGCTCAGTTCAATCAGAAGGGACGTAAAGCGATCGAACAAGCTGAACGCGAACTAAACGGCGAACCAGAGAAGAAATCGGATGAGCCGGAAGTGATCGATTTAGTGCGATCGGAAGCGGTTGAGTTGGATATCGATCGACCGACTCCGCCGTTCTGGGGAACTAAAGTTCTCAATCCTGAAGATATCTCCTTAGAAGACCTCTTCTGGCACATGGATTTGCAAGCGTTGATTGTTGGGCAATGGCAATTCCGCAAGCCGAAAGACCAATCGAAAGAGGAATATGATGTGTTCTTAGCTGAGAAGGTTTACCCGGTCTTGGAGCGCTGGAAGCAGAAGATTCAGACTGAGAAACTGTTAGAGCCTCGGATGATCTATGGCTATTTCCCTTGTGCGGCTGAGGGGAATTCGCTGCATGTTTATGATCCGAGTGTGATTGAGCAAGGTCTCACGCCTGCAACTGCAACACCCTTAGTCACCTGGACATTCCCACGTCAGAAATCTTTACGCCGCTTGTGTATTTCAGACTTCTTCCGTCCAGTGTCAGACAATCAGTTCGATGTGTTACCCATGCAAGCGGTGACGATGGGACATATTGCCACTGAAGTCGCTCAAGAGCTATTCAAGGCGAATAACTATACGGAGTATCTCTACTTCCACGGTATGGCAGTCCAGATGGCGGAAGCTTTGGCTGAATGGTCACACGCTCAGATTCGTAAAGAGTTAGGCTATGGAGAGCTTGAGCCAGATAACATTCGAGATATGCTAGCTCAGCGTTATCAGGGATCACGGTATAGCTTTGGCTATCCAGCTTGTCCAAATGTTGCGGATCAGTTCAAGCAATTAGAACTGCTAGGAACTGATCGGATTGAAATGTCGATAGATGAAAGTGAACAACTTTATCCAGAACAATCGACGACAGCTTTCGTGGTCTATCACCCGACTGCGAAGTACTTCAGCGCTTAATTCTTGTGGGGGCTATGCCCCCTAATTTTTTCAGTCTTGCCGCGATATTCAGGTGTTGCAAGATTATAATTTAGGTCAGTTGTTTGAGCAGGGTGTGAAACTATCAGCAAAAATTCCGAGGATTGGACGGATGCAGAAATTCACAGAGAGATAGGGCAAATTACTCGCCGTTTTGACATCTTAGAATGTGCCGACTGCTCCAGAGCAATCGTTAGATGGTTGAACCAACAAGGGATTGAAGGAATAATTCTCAGGCTCAGAACTAGAAACGGTGAAGACTACATTCTTAGTAAGCGCCTCGAACAGCTTGGAATCACTGAATCGATTACGCTCAATGGGCAGCATTTTGGAGTTGAAGTAAGAGGAAAGGTATTTGACAATCTCTCTGAAGAAGGGAGATCGCGGCAAGACTGGCTGAAAGATTTTAGCTGCCATAGTGGACTATTCACCTTGACAGAATTGAACCGTTTTTAGGAGCCATCAATTATGAGTAACCTCTTTGACCTACTGGAAAAGATCAATCA is part of the Leptolyngbya boryana PCC 6306 genome and harbors:
- a CDS encoding papain fold toxin domain-containing protein codes for the protein MHREIGQITRRFDILECADCSRAIVRWLNQQGIEGIILRLRTRNGEDYILSKRLEQLGITESITLNGQHFGVEVRGKVFDNLSEEGRSRQDWLKDFSCHSGLFTLTELNRF
- the metH gene encoding methionine synthase: MSSAFLTRLHSPDRPVLVFDGAMGTNIQSQNLTAEDFGGAEYEGCNEYLIHTKPEAIAKVHRDFLAAGADVIETDTFGSSPFVLAEYGLQDLAYDLSKKAAELAKQCAAEFSTPEKPRFVAGSMGPGTKLPTLGHITYDELKDAFTVQAEGLFDGGVDLFIIETCQDVLQIKAALNAVEAIFEKKGERRPIMVSVTMEVQGTMLVGTDISGVLAILEPYPIDILGLNCATGPDRMAEHIKYLTENAPFVVSCIPNAGLPENIGGHAHYKLTPVELQMALHKFIEDWGVQVIGGCCGTRPTHIQALAEAAATMKPKERNVRIGEREWMNGQVFESETPRPLLSYTPSAASIYTSQPYEQDNSFLIVGERLNASGSKKVRELLNADDWDGLIAIAKSQVKEGAHVLDVNVDYVGRNGESDMKELVSRLVTNVTLPLMLDSTEWTKMEAGLKVAGGKCILNSTNYEDGDERFFKVLELAKEYGAGVVIGTIDEEGMARTAEKKFQIAQRAYRDALEFGIPPHEIFFDTLALPISTGIEEDRENAKATVESIRMIRENLPGVHFMVGVSNISFGLSPAARITLNSMFLHEATKVGMDGAIVSAAKILPLAKIEPEHQEVCLDLIYDRRRFDGDICIYDPLTKLTELFEGVSAKDARSTSSLADLPVEERLKQHIIDGERIGLEDALKIALETYEPLHIINTFLLDGMKVVGELFGSGQMQLPFVLQSAETMKSAVAFLEPFMEKKSDDSGKGKFLIATVKGDVHDIGKNLVDIILTNNGYKVINLGIKQPVDAIVDAYVEHQPDCIAMSGLLVKSTAFMKENLEVFNERGISVPVILGGAALTPKFVYEDCQNAYKGQVIYGRDAFADLTFMDRFMPAKKEGQWSDTEGFQGEFAQFNQKGRKAIEQAERELNGEPEKKSDEPEVIDLVRSEAVELDIDRPTPPFWGTKVLNPEDISLEDLFWHMDLQALIVGQWQFRKPKDQSKEEYDVFLAEKVYPVLERWKQKIQTEKLLEPRMIYGYFPCAAEGNSLHVYDPSVIEQGLTPATATPLVTWTFPRQKSLRRLCISDFFRPVSDNQFDVLPMQAVTMGHIATEVAQELFKANNYTEYLYFHGMAVQMAEALAEWSHAQIRKELGYGELEPDNIRDMLAQRYQGSRYSFGYPACPNVADQFKQLELLGTDRIEMSIDESEQLYPEQSTTAFVVYHPTAKYFSA